GTCGAGAGCGCCCGGCCGGTAGCCGGTGACGACGACGTCCGCCGTGGCCAGCAACTCCTCGAAGGTGCCGGGGTCGGTGCCCAGGTCGAGTGCGGCGGACCGCTTCCCGAAGCCCGTGTCGGCGTGCTGGTCCGGGAGTTCGGGCAGCCAGGGTGCGTCCAGCCGGAGCACGTCCGCGCCCAGCAGGGCGAGGGTGCGGGTGGCGACCGGGCCCGCGAGGACCCGGGTGAGGTCCAGCACGCGCAGCCCGGCGGCGGGCAGCAGGGGAGCGGTGGCGGGATCGAGCGGGGGGAGCACGCGCGCGTGCGCGGTGCCGAGGCGCTCGCGCTCGACCAGCGGGCGTGCGGCCACCTCGGCGGCCTGCTCGGTGGCTGCCCACTCCTTCGGGGTGCGCAGGGCCACGGCGAGGCCGCCGGCGTCGTAGACCGCCTCCTCGACCTCGAGCGCGGGACGCTCCGCGATCCGGGCGGCCACCGTCTCCGCCGAGGCGTCCCCCGGCAGGCTCAGCGCGGCGAGCAACCGGGCCCGGTGGTGCGGGTAGTTGGCGTGGGTGCGCACCCAGCCGTCCGCCGTCCGCCAGAACCGCGACAGCGGCGCGAAGGCGACCGGTGGCCGTCCGTCGACCAGCAGGTGGCGTTCACTGTGGAAGGCGGCCGCCACGGCGCCGTCGTCGACCCGGACACCGGGCACCTCCGTGAGTTCGGCCCGGCGGGCCGCGAGTTCCGCGGCGGCCAGCGCACACGCGCCGACACAGGCCCGGGCGAGCTCCCGTACGGGAAGGCGCGCCTCCAGCGCGCCCTGCCGCACCACAGTGGTGAGCCGTGCGAGACGGGCGGGATCGCCGCCCAGAGCGGACCACGCGAACTTGATAGCAGTCATGACTGCACTATGCAGTATTGACTGAATCAATATATGGAGGGGTGGACCTCTACTCGGTCACGGCGGCCAGGGCGTCCACCGTGCCGAAGCCGTAGAAGCCGTTGACGTGCTTGCCGCCGACGCAGGTCGCGTCCACGACCCCGTCGCCGTTGCCGTCGTAGGGCTCGCTCGGGCAGCCCGGGTTGTCCGCCTCGGCCTTCAGCAGGGCCTGGAGCTGGGCCGGAGTGGCGTTCGGATGGGCGGACTTCAGCAGCGCGGCCACCGCGGCCACGTGCGGGGACGCCATCGAGGTGCCCTGGAGGAAGCCGTACTGGCCGTTCGGCAGGGTGGAGAGGATACGGCCGTTCTTCGACGGCGTGTCCGGGATCTGGTACTTGTCGCCGCCCGGCCCCGCCACGTCGATCACGCCCTGGCCGTAGCTGGAGTAGTACGACTTGGCGCCCTTCACGCCCACCGCGCTCACCGTCACCACACCGGGCAGCTGGGTCGGCACGTCGAAGCACTTGTGCGGGTCGACCGTGCGGGGCGTGGCGGTCGAGTCGTCCGGGCTGGAGGCGTCCGTGAGCGCGTCCGCGTCCAGGTCGTCGTTGGAGTTGCCCGCGGCGGCCACATTGAGCGTGCCCTTGCGCTGTGCATACGACTGGGCCCTGTTGACCGCGTCAACGATGGCACGTTGATCGGGGTCGTCCATGCAGTTGTACAGCCAAGGATCAACGTAATAGCTGTTGTTGGTGACCTGGATGCCATGGTCGGCGGCGAACACGAAGGCGCAGACCACGCTCTCCGGGTAGAACAGCTGCGTCGAGTCCGGCTGGGCCACCGTGATGCTCGCGACCTTCACGCCGGGCGCCACACCGGCCACGCCTATGCCGTTGCGGGCCGCGGCTATCTCACCGGCGACATGGGTGCCGTGGTAGTGGGCGGCGTCCGCCGGGCGCCACGCCCCGTACGTCGTGTCCGCCTTGCCGCTCACGCAGTTCGCCGACTGGGAGGCGGAGAAGTTCGGGGCGATGTCCGGGTGGGTGTCGTCGACGCCGGTGTCGATGATGCCGACGGTCACGTCGCTGCTGCCCGGGTTGATCCGCGCGGCCTGGTCGGCGCCGATCGCCCGCAGGTCCCACTGGTCCGCCTCGAGCGGCTCCTCGCCCGGTGCCGCGGCCTTGGTGAGCTTCGCGGCCTCCGCCTTCGACAGGACCTGCACCGCGCCCTCGTCGGTCGTCCCCGCCGCACTCAGCGGCGCGGTACGCGTGGCGCCCGCCGACTCCACCCCGCGCACCGCGCGCATCCGCGCGCCGAACTCCGGGTTCGCGGAGTGCGCGATGATCACCCCGATCTTGTCGTAACTGACCACGATCGAGCCGCCGTTGCGAGTGATCTCCCGCTGTACGGACTCGAT
Above is a genomic segment from Streptomyces fodineus containing:
- a CDS encoding CoA transferase; translation: MTAIKFAWSALGGDPARLARLTTVVRQGALEARLPVRELARACVGACALAAAELAARRAELTEVPGVRVDDGAVAAAFHSERHLLVDGRPPVAFAPLSRFWRTADGWVRTHANYPHHRARLLAALSLPGDASAETVAARIAERPALEVEEAVYDAGGLAVALRTPKEWAATEQAAEVAARPLVERERLGTAHARVLPPLDPATAPLLPAAGLRVLDLTRVLAGPVATRTLALLGADVLRLDAPWLPELPDQHADTGFGKRSAALDLGTDPGTFEELLATADVVVTGYRPGALDRFGLSPQALSARRPGLVVAQVSAWGAHGPWAGRRGFDSLVQVATGIAATEGSAEEPGALPAQALDHGTGYLLAAAVQRALTEQSYDGGGRLVRLALARTAHWLTDGIRPAAATGAPYEGPGAWLAETDSPLGRLRHALPPVSFAGGPAGWARPPVPWGSDTARWR
- a CDS encoding S8 family peptidase, encoding MLHLRSRRRLALAVPVVLSLTASLGLLPAAASAAPGTAGAAGAVRAADDGPNLAYVVNTRTDRRTIESVQREITRNGGSIVVSYDKIGVIIAHSANPEFGARMRAVRGVESAGATRTAPLSAAGTTDEGAVQVLSKAEAAKLTKAAAPGEEPLEADQWDLRAIGADQAARINPGSSDVTVGIIDTGVDDTHPDIAPNFSASQSANCVSGKADTTYGAWRPADAAHYHGTHVAGEIAAARNGIGVAGVAPGVKVASITVAQPDSTQLFYPESVVCAFVFAADHGIQVTNNSYYVDPWLYNCMDDPDQRAIVDAVNRAQSYAQRKGTLNVAAAGNSNDDLDADALTDASSPDDSTATPRTVDPHKCFDVPTQLPGVVTVSAVGVKGAKSYYSSYGQGVIDVAGPGGDKYQIPDTPSKNGRILSTLPNGQYGFLQGTSMASPHVAAVAALLKSAHPNATPAQLQALLKAEADNPGCPSEPYDGNGDGVVDATCVGGKHVNGFYGFGTVDALAAVTE